TGTTGCTTTAATAGGTGGCGCGTGGCCAGTAAATCACATATATTACCGGATGAGGAAGATTTAATTTTGATAGTTAAATACTCGATATCTGATAAAGTTTAGATGGTTTCGTATCTGGAAATACATCAATGGTGCCTTGCTCTTTTATATTTTTCTCCTTTTCTCTTCCTCTCTCATTACTCCGAATATCCTGATATCCTTTTTTTTTTTAATGTGATTCACTCGACGATCTTTTCTTCATATCAACTCGATTTAGCTCTTCCTGATGATTGATTATTCTCATTCCAACACTCTTCCTTAAGATTAGGCTTAGACTAAAATAAAAGTTTATCTTGAGGAATGAGAATACTAATGGGGATCTTCATCTTCATGTGTTTTTTCCCTTCGTTTTTTTCATCTTTCCACCGTAACTGTCCTAGACTGACCTTTGGGCTGTCTGAATATAAGACCATCCCCATTAGCGATGCGGGGTGGAGTTTGCCACATGGGTTTTTCTTTTATTTTTTTTATATTTTTTTATTTGTTTGTTTAAAAAAAAAAATTAATAAAATAACCAATCGTGGGTCGCCACGTGTCGTGGGACCCACGAAAACAGTGATGAACCGTCTCTTGCGGATGAACCCCGACGAGACCAGTCCATTAAGCTCACAATATTGTATTAGTATTTTTTTTTTCTTGGAGAGTGTGTGAACTCTTTCTTAAAACTTTCAATGCGCATGCTCTAAGGTCTACCATTTTGGTGAAGCGCTGATCTACCTCTTGAATCTGTCTCCTTGGACCTGACATCATGAGTCAACCATTTATTTATTTCAGTCAACCTCTTAACTTAGATCAGTTTGGATGAATTCTACCTATTGATTAATTTTCATGGTTTTATGATTCACATTCTAACATTGATTTGGATCATGACTTGCATAGAGAAAAAACGGCTATTCGCACTTTTTTTTGTAACATACTCGTTGAATTTGACCCACATTGGTATCAAATACCGAATGATTGGCCCGTATCTTTTCTAGAAAAGCAGTGAATTGATGACGGTCTTTCTTGAGTTGCCCACGTATTTCGTTCTCATTCACTAACCTCGTGAAAATATCTATTCTATTAAAACAGCAGTGTGACACATTAATAAAAAGTTATGTCCAATTAAAAATAACTGAATTTTATATAACTGCATTTAATTATATTAAAACACTAACCACGTTATAACTTTTTTACCAAAAACAGTTATCAGGTTTTCTTTGAAAAAACTTTTTATGATCATCAATTAATTTCCCAGTAACAAATAACAGAAGTCAGACATGAATACAGAGTACAAACTACAATCGATCCATCTGTGGTTTCCGAAATCACTTTGTAGCTGCTTTCCTTTATTCCAGTTACCGGTCTGAGACAACAGAAATTAAGACAAAGGCCCTGTAAAACACGGGTAAGGCATCCAAGTTTGTCGTAATTTTTTTTTGAGTTTAGAATGTTTAAAACTGATGTTTTATGGCAGATCTATGTATTTGAGACATAATTAATACTTAATCACACAACAATTTGATACTTTACAGGAAAATAGTTGATGACCGCCATGAAAATAGATTTACAGAGTCAAACCCTAAAAAAAGATTCAAGGGAAGATGATGCAAAAATTACAATTATGCCACACATTAAAACGATAAATTAAATAAAAACGCAAGACAAGTTTTTGTCGTATAGAACCATGGAACCAACAGCATGATTAACCCGGAGTTCTTAGGATGGGGTTCTTGGCGTAAGTTAAGAAACTTTTTCTTAACTTTTAACTAAAAAAGTTAAGAACCGGTTCTTAAATAATGACTTTAAAAACCAGATTTTAGTTTTTTTAGTTAAAAGTTAAGAAACAGTTTCTTAATTTTTTCCGCTAAGAACCTCACTCTAAGAATCCCGGGTTAATCATGGTCTAATCGATTGAGCCAACAACATTTGCCACCAGACCACTGAAATTTAATATTATTTATTCCCATGTTTATTAATTACAAAATCCGGTTCAACCAATTCCAAGCATAATCGATTAATTTTGATTCTTAATAATTACCATAAATGACATTTCTTGATTAGTTCCTGATTTTAGTCGTTTGTAAACCAAAATCATTTTTTTTCCTTACTCACAGTTATTTTGTTTTCATTATACACACTTGCTATATTTTCTATAGCATTTATAGAAATAACTTTACAAAAATAATTTTGGTCATTTATATTATTTCTGTTCATATTTATAATTTACATTTAAAATATACTAAAAACTAAGTATTCTGTAAATTTTTGAAAATCCGGTTGAACATGTTTGACCAGTCCCAGTAAGCATAACAAATCAATATCCGGTTCGATTTTCAAAACATTGGTTCCAGTTCAGTTTTCTGGATAATTTTGCATAATGTATATAAAAAATGAATAATCCAGATTTTTCAGTATAAATATAGAGTTGGGTTTTGGATTAAAAAGTATCCGTATATTTGATGACAAAAAAAAAAAGGTATACAATTTTTATTCTTAAAATTTGGGTTTGCGGATTAGTTTTGTCGTGATATATATATATATATATATGATTTTTCTTGATTATTTATGAATTTGATTTTGATTTAGTGGTTTCAGATAAATGTGCGTAGACCTATACAATATTTTATATAGAAATTCATATATATTTTTTTCTTAATTTCAAAAATAAACCCAGGTTTACAAAGCGCGGATCAAAATCTAGGTTTTCTAGGTTTTTGTTTAACAATTGGGCCATGAGTCATAATATTTTAAATAAATACAACGGGGTTTTAACAACTAAAATGAGTTTTTTCATTTACATTGGGTCAAAATTTACAAAACTTATTTTTAATTGCATGACAAATTACTATATGTAATAATAACGTTATTATCATTATATGAAATAAATTCATGAAAATTCAGTGAAAACATATAATTGTATCTATTCAATTACTAAACAAAATTGTAACTATATTTTGTTATTTTTTGAAAAAGTTATAACAGTTTAGGAATAAAGTGCCAAATTAATGTGTCAAATGACTATAGTACAAGTGTATAGTTATGCAACATCATAAATTCAATACAATTATTAAAAAAATTACTTATAATTTTTTTTAAAAAAAAATTTACACAAATATAATTAGAAGTAAAAACAAAAATATGATTACAAAAAACACAAATATGAAAATTAAATTTTTAAAAAAATGTAAAACAAAAAATATAAAGGACGGTTCAAAATCTAGTTAAAAAAACACAAATCTGAAAATTAAATTTCTAAAAAATGTAAAACAAAAAATATACCCGTCCTTAATCTATTACTACTATTAAAACAGATCTATTAGCAAGGAATGTTCGTGATGAGATTCCAGTTTTCCATTTTTTTTTTCTTTCATTAACAAACACTCATCTTCTTAATTTGTTTACTAGCGAACACAAATGTATTGTTTAATTTAAAAAACTGAAAGTGGTTTTGGTTTGTAATGTTTAAAAAATCTCAAGGCTCCATAGAAATTTGAAATTCGTTTGCAATACACGCACTTTTCATTACAGCTCACTAAACGCGGTCGCTTTATCATTTGGTTCTCACCGATCTCTTCTCTCTATAACCTTCCCTTTACACACTCATCTCCCAATTTCAAAACAATTCAATTCAAACAGCTTCTTTCTTTTTCTGTCTAATAACAAACACTAAAGAGAGTGATTCATTAGGGTTTAGATGGATTCAGCTCCCAACTTCATTCTTCTTCCGTTACTCCTACTCTCTCTTCTCCTCGCGTCGATTCCACTTACAGCGTCTCAATCCGCCGCCGATACCAACTCATCTTCGCCTTCTGATTCCGATCTATGCAACGGCGTGTTCGTCTCCTACACTTACACCAAAGGATCCAAGATCCCGCCTAACGACTCGTCAAACCAGCCTTACCGGTTCGAATCCGTGGTGACGGTGCTCAACAACGGCCGCGACGAGCTCAAATCGTGGCGCGTCTTCGTCAAGTTCTCCCACCGCGAGATCCTCGTCTCCGCTTCCAACGCGGTCCTCTCGGACGGCTCCAGCTTGCCTTTGAGCGTGGAGAACGGCACCGTTTTCGCCGGGTATCCTTCGTCGGATTTGAAGTCGGCTATTCAGACGGCGGGTGACGTCACTCAGATGCAAGCGAGTGTGGAGCTCGTCGGGACTCAGTTCGGTGTGGCGCCGCCGAATGTGCCTCTTCCGAAGAACATCTCTCTCGTTACTGATGGATGGAAGTGTCCCAAAGCCACCCAGAAAGGTATAAATATAGTTTTTGGCTGATCTTGGTTTTGCTATGTTAAAGATGAAGTAGTAGACCCCGTTAATCTAGGAGACATTTGTGCAATGCTTTGATTAATAGAGAGAGAGAGAGAGTCAAACTCCAGCAAGAATCTCATTGTTTAGATTCCCATGTGCTTTCTCGTGGAAAAAATGTCTTTTATGTGCTGTTTGGCTTCCTTCTTTACACCTAACTTTTGAATTAGTCAAATGGGGTAAGTCTATTTTGGATTCTCTGTGATAGATCAAGATTCAAGGGTACCTGCGTAAGTACATTTGCAAATATTTATGGAAATGTCTAGATGCCTATTTTGTGTTGTGTTGTGAATAAAACATAAGTATTATTAGCTGCCTTCTAATGTGCTTATGCAGATCCATGATAGTAATTATTATTTTTGACTATTTTCTCTTGTGTTTTGTTTAGCTTCCTCTTTTACACCTAAAGTTTAAATTAGTCAAATGTGGAAAGACTAGATTGAATTCTCTGTGATAGATCAAGATTCAAGGGTGTAGCAGAGTAATCATAGGAGCCTTAAGAATTTGAGATCGGTGACTAGTTCTTTCTAATTGATTCTAGGCATCTATTTGTGCTGTGTTGTCATGTGCTTATGCAAATCCGTGGGATTTTGATGTGGTAATTTTTATTTTTGACTATTGCTTTGTGGTTTACTTGAATTCTCTGTGTGTTTTTCTCTGTTTCGCCAGGTAAAAATGTTATGCAAGTATGTTGCATGCCGGATCCAGACTTTAATAACACAGAGATTATTGATAACGAGTTCTTTCCCCGACAAAATGGAGATCTCACTATCATGTACGATGTGATCAGATCATATGCATCGAATTACATGGCACAAGTCACAATGGAGAACCATAACCCGCTTGGCAGGCTGGATAACTGGAAACTGAGCTTTGACTGGATGCGGGACGAGTTTATCGACACCATGACAGGAGCTTACCCGAGTCTTGTTGACTCATCTGACTGTATTGATGGCCCACAGGCCAAGTACTATCAAGCTCTTGACTTTTCCAACGTGTTAAGCTGTGCAAGACGGCCAACCATCATAGACCTCCCTCTTACGAAGTATAATGATTCTGTCTTCGGGTTTAAACCATACTGCTGCAGAAATGGGACTATTCTGCCAAAGTCCATGGATCCTAGCAAGTCCATCTCAGCTTTCCAGATGCAGGTGTACAAAATGCCTCCGGATCTTAACATCTCTGCTCTTTCACCTCCCCAGAACTGGCGGATCACCGGTTCACTCAACCCGGATTACAAGTGTGGCCCTCCTGTTCGTGTCAGCCCGAGCCAGTTCGTCGATCCTAGTGGATTACCATCAAACAAGACAGCTTTTGCGAGCTGGCAAGTGGTCTGCAACATCACTCAACAGAAAGACACGAGTCCTAGGTGCTGTGTATCGTTCTCTGCCTACTTCAACGACTCAATCATCCCGTGCAAGACTTGTGCTTGTGGTTGTTCCAGCAACAGAGCTTCTCGCACTTGTAGCACAACATCCCCAGCGCTTCTCCTACCACAGCAGGCTCTTCTGGTCCCATTTGAGAACCGAACTGAACTCACTCTAGCTTGGTCTTATCTAAAACACCGTCCTGTCCCAAACCCAATGCCTTGTGGGGATAACTGTGGAGTGAGCATCAACTGGCACTTGGCTACGGACTACAGAGGAGGATGGACAGCCCGGGTCACAGTCTTTAACTGGGGAGAAACAACCTTTCCAGATTGGTTCACCGCTATTCAGATGAAAAAAGCAGCCCCAGGTTTCGAGAAAGCCTACTCGTTCAACGCAACTGCACTTGATATCAACGGGGAGAACAACACTATATTCATGGAAGGTCTTCCTGGCTTGAACTATCTGGTAGCGGAGAGAGACGGAGACAATCCGTTAAAGAACCCTCGTGTTCCCGGGAAACAACAGTCTGTTATTTCCTTCACCAAGAAACTGACTCCTGGCATCAACGTCCCTGGCGGAGACGGCTTCCCGAGCAAAGTGTTCTTCAACGGTGAGGAGTGCTCGTTGCCATCTATATTCCCAACGAGCAACGGCAACAAACGGAGACACATCTCTGCTATACTCTTGGCATTGCCGGTTTTGGCTCTCTTGATTTTGCGAGTGTAGGTAGTTGTGATGCCTCTCGTGCGTGTTGGCGATACAGTTTCTTGAATGTTTCCCGGTTTACCAGATAACCAGTCAGTTCCCAAGTGTCCCCGATGGAGAATCAGTCAATTCTTTTTTCAGCAACCTGTGATTGAGTGTGGGAAGAAGCTTTTATATAGGTACTAAGAAAGATATGTTTACAAGTCTCTTGTATTGTTTCTGACTAGTAATCACTACTAATATGTGTGTATACTATTTTTGTTACTCTTCCTCAGTCATTTATTTGTTCCTTATCATCCAAATGACCGAACCAACCACTTCTCTTACTTAAAAAAACAATAATTAACACAGGTCAAGACTTGTGTGTTGGTGGATGTATTCATTGGTCGGATTAATACCGTATCTTTATTATTATGAAGCACAGAAACATATTTACACAAATGTTCTCAACACTCGGAAGAAAAAGAAAGAGAAGTAAAAACATTGCTAATTTGTGGTACATTAGACGATCAAGAACCCTACATGTCTCAGGATTTGTGTAAGAAAAAAAAATACAAAAACAATCTGCAGCAAATTCACATTACTCCTAATACCAGAAGAAAAAAAAAGTAAAGTAATTTATTCTGCTTTTGAATTTTTCCTAGCAGATTATATCATCTAAAGATACAATACATGATGATCCGCTTGGACAAACGCCATTTGAGGAGTAATCTTGTAACCATGATGAAAAACAAAGAATCTTGAAGTAGTCTACTCTTAGAGAGTGAGTATATGTGTGGGTGTGAGGTCAGACAGGAATATTATCGAGGGAGTATCCGTCAAAGTCGAACTCGTTATCTACCAATGGAAGTCCTTCCTGCGTTTTGAGTAAAACGAGAATGTAAGTTAATGTCAACAAGACCATTAATATGACTAGTCTATAGAAATGAAACCTGTTTGAGAAGTGCGCTCATGAGATCTTCTTGATTATACTGCTCTTGAAACAGTGTTGTTGCTGGAGGACAAGTCACAGTCTCCGCCACTCTCTCTGACTTCACTCTAACCGAACCACCGCCGTTCATGTGATTAAGACTCTGGCTTGGAAACTGCTGTTGCTGGTGATGGTTCTGCACATGCTCAGCCCTTGTTCTCTGAGTGGAAGACGAAGATGAAAAAGCGGCAGAAGCTGTTGTGTCCTGATGAGAATTAAAGACCATGCCGATATTCTGCAGATCCCAATCATTGTTGTTGTTGTACTGCTGCGGATAATCATTGAATATGTCGTAGCTCGGGTTACCAAACCCAGCACCACCTTTTGCGTCTGAGCTGTTGACCTCTTCTTGGTAAGAAACTGATATCCCAGGTGCATTTGCCAACGGGAAGCTGTTTCTAGGTAGTTCCGAGGAAAAGTTATTAAAGACCACCGACTGTGTAGTAGCAGCTGCTGGTAACACTCTACTGCCGCTGCTTGTCTCGCTTCTCCTTGGAACACTACTCGACAACATCACTTGTTGCTGTTGTAGCATTGATGGCCCTCCACCTACTGGCATCATCATCCCACTGCTCTGAACATTCTGTCCAACAGCACGACCACCAGACAATTGTTGCTGCTGCTGCTGCACGCGCATTTGACCACCACCTGCAAACTGTCTTGGTTCCATTCCCATTGGAACACCGTGAAGCAGATTCATCTGCTTATTACCACCACCACCACTGTTCATCATCTGCCCATGTCTTATTTTTGGGTTTTCGAAGCTGAAGATGCTTCTCTGATCTACTGACATCCCCGGTTTAGAGAGTGAAGGAGGCCGAGCAAGACCAGCTGCTTGAAGCTGTGCGAGGCTCTGAGCTGGGAGCTGACCAGCAGCAGCTAGAGCTTGAAGATCAAACCCATTCAACGTAGAAAGCGGACCGAAACTTGGATCTTGACCTGTCATAAACGAATGGTTCATGTTCCCTTGGTGCTGAGACACTCCTCCAAGCCGTCTTAGATATATCCTATACTTCTGCAATAACCACAATGGTGTGTTAGCACACATCAATGTAATACTTATTCAGTTACATGTCTTACCTGGAGGTGACTAGCTACGTTTTCTCTCGTTAGTCCTGGTACATTCATCATCTCCAAGATCTTCTTAGGCACCGCTTCTGCATTAAACAAAAGATTTAGACCACAAAACACAAACTCATAAAGCAAACAAGTTCTTCTTTTTCACTTACTGTCAACGCCAAGCTGATTCACAGCAGCGACAAACTGTTGATGCAACTCAACAGACCAAACCACACGTGGTTTCTTCAAACTAGACGTGTCCTCTTTGTCATCCCCCCCTTGCTCGTCTACTTCCTCTTCCTTCCTCTTCCTCGAGCTCCTCCAGCTCCCTTCGTTATTAGCTGAAGAAGAGTTGTTATCACCATCTTCCCTCTGCCCAGTCTCTTCAACACTTCCGGAATGTTCAGACACATTCCACTCGTTCCGCTTCTTCCTCACCACATGCTGCCATATGTTCTTGAGCGCCTCGATGCGTACTGGTTTGATGAGGTAGTCCACTGCACCGTGAGTCACTCCTTTCAACACAACGCTCTTTGAATCATCCGCAGACATCACTAAAACCAAAAAAAAATTCATCAGATCTCAACAAGTAGAGAGTGTTTTATATAATGTTAAAGAGAGTAAACGTACTGATAACAGGTAGATCCATCTCTAGACCGACGTGTTCTAGGAGCTTGAATCCGTCCATGTCAGGCATATGAACATCACTGATGACAATATCGAAACCGTTCTTGTTCTTTCGTAGCAGAGACAATGCGATCTCTGCTCTGTTACACTTCGTTACTGTTGAAAAAAAAAAAAAAAAAAAAAAAAAAAGAGAGTCCAGGGTAAATTCAAGGCATAGAAACCGAACCAAGAATTGATCAAAAATCATTACCAGGCTTCTTAAAATAAACTCAATAACAAAAATAAACCGCAAAATCAAAATCTTTAACCAGATCACAGATTGATGTAGAACAGAGGACTAAGCTTATATATATACTCTGAATCTAACAGTGATTAAAACAGTCTTCTAGTCAAATTTCAAAGATCGTTTGTCTATTAATGGCTTAAGTCAACCACCGAATTAAAATCCCATAATTATTTCACAAAATTACCAAAACAAAAAAAAAAATCGCAAAATTGGACCAAGAAATCATCAAAAGAAAGACCAAGAGAACCTCTGTAGAGACAAGTCCTGAGCATCCTCTCCAAGATCATCAGACAAGTTGGGTCATCGTCGACCACGAGAACTCGAAGACCCGCCGGAAACGGGTCGGAGTTCGACGACCCACCAGCGACTCCCGAATCGGGTCCTCTTCCCTGACCCGGATTTAACATCTCGATAAGGCCAAGAAGGATTGAAGAATAAGAGAATATATGCGCAAAAGAAAGAGTTATGCTTGATGATGATGAGATGTGAGAGTTGAAGAAAGTATTAAGCTTTTGTCTCTCAGCTTCAAGCTCTCGATTTCTCTCTGTTTCAGATTTTTTTTTTTTTTATATTTGGTTCTCTTAATAATTTTTTTAGAT
This sequence is a window from Brassica oleracea var. oleracea cultivar TO1000 chromosome C1, BOL, whole genome shotgun sequence. Protein-coding genes within it:
- the LOC106309032 gene encoding COBRA-like protein 7, whose translation is MDSAPNFILLPLLLLSLLLASIPLTASQSAADTNSSSPSDSDLCNGVFVSYTYTKGSKIPPNDSSNQPYRFESVVTVLNNGRDELKSWRVFVKFSHREILVSASNAVLSDGSSLPLSVENGTVFAGYPSSDLKSAIQTAGDVTQMQASVELVGTQFGVAPPNVPLPKNISLVTDGWKCPKATQKGKNVMQVCCMPDPDFNNTEIIDNEFFPRQNGDLTIMYDVIRSYASNYMAQVTMENHNPLGRLDNWKLSFDWMRDEFIDTMTGAYPSLVDSSDCIDGPQAKYYQALDFSNVLSCARRPTIIDLPLTKYNDSVFGFKPYCCRNGTILPKSMDPSKSISAFQMQVYKMPPDLNISALSPPQNWRITGSLNPDYKCGPPVRVSPSQFVDPSGLPSNKTAFASWQVVCNITQQKDTSPRCCVSFSAYFNDSIIPCKTCACGCSSNRASRTCSTTSPALLLPQQALLVPFENRTELTLAWSYLKHRPVPNPMPCGDNCGVSINWHLATDYRGGWTARVTVFNWGETTFPDWFTAIQMKKAAPGFEKAYSFNATALDINGENNTIFMEGLPGLNYLVAERDGDNPLKNPRVPGKQQSVISFTKKLTPGINVPGGDGFPSKVFFNGEECSLPSIFPTSNGNKRRHISAILLALPVLALLILRV
- the LOC106309040 gene encoding two-component response regulator ARR2-like, whose protein sequence is MLNPGQGRGPDSGVAGGSSNSDPFPAGLRVLVVDDDPTCLMILERMLRTCLYRVTKCNRAEIALSLLRKNKNGFDIVISDVHMPDMDGFKLLEHVGLEMDLPVIMMSADDSKSVVLKGVTHGAVDYLIKPVRIEALKNIWQHVVRKKRNEWNVSEHSGSVEETGQREDGDNNSSSANNEGSWRSSRKRKEEEVDEQGGDDKEDTSSLKKPRVVWSVELHQQFVAAVNQLGVDKAVPKKILEMMNVPGLTRENVASHLQKYRIYLRRLGGVSQHQGNMNHSFMTGQDPSFGPLSTLNGFDLQALAAAGQLPAQSLAQLQAAGLARPPSLSKPGMSVDQRSIFSFENPKIRHGQMMNSGGGGNKQMNLLHGVPMGMEPRQFAGGGQMRVQQQQQQLSGGRAVGQNVQSSGMMMPVGGGPSMLQQQQVMLSSSVPRRSETSSGSRVLPAAATTQSVVFNNFSSELPRNSFPLANAPGISVSYQEEVNSSDAKGGAGFGNPSYDIFNDYPQQYNNNNDWDLQNIGMVFNSHQDTTASAAFSSSSSTQRTRAEHVQNHHQQQQFPSQSLNHMNGGGSVRVKSERVAETVTCPPATTLFQEQYNQEDLMSALLKQEGLPLVDNEFDFDGYSLDNIPV